The following are encoded in a window of Sminthopsis crassicaudata isolate SCR6 chromosome 3, ASM4859323v1, whole genome shotgun sequence genomic DNA:
- the MRPL39 gene encoding large ribosomal subunit protein mL39 — protein MAMASRALRRLRSPWSGMKFIATAPSFQLSTTEIAKMRNELFNQEKERQLSLHPRTEKIEVKHVGKTDPGTIFVMNKNFSTPYNCAMHLSEWYCKKSILALVDGQPWDMNKPLTKSCEIKFLTFKDEDPEEVNKAYWRSCAMMMGCVIERAFKDDYTVTLVRVPKIPVIAGAFCYDVLLDERLDEWIPTSEHLRSFTKDVRALINRDLPFETLDVDANCALKIFQHNKYKMEFIEEKASENPERIVKLHRFDDFVDVSEGPLISRTSICFQYEVSAVHNLQDAQLNHLRRFQGLSLPVHLKAHHTIWHKLLQRSQKIVTEDENKETIGNAAV, from the exons ATGGCTATGGCGAGTCGCGCGCTGAGGCGCCTGCGTTCACCATGGAGCGGTATGA AGTTTATAGCCACTGCGCCTTCTTTTCAACTATCCACTACGGAAATAGCCAAGATGCGGAATGAGCTCTTTaaccaagagaaagagagacagctGTCCCTACATCCTCGGACGGAGAAGATTGAAGTTAAACATGTTGGAAAAACGGACCCCGGTACTATTTTTgtgatgaataaaaatttttcaaCGCCTTATAATTGTGCCATGC ATTTAAGTGAATGGTATTGCAAGAAATCCATTTTGGCTCTTGTGGATGGCCAGCCCTGGGACATGAATAAGCCTCTGACCAAGTCATGTGAAATTAAGTTTCTTACTTTTAAAGATGAAGATCCTGAGGAAGTGAATAAG gcCTATTGGCGTTCTTGTGCCATGATGATGGGGTGTGTGATAGAAAGGGCATTCAAAGATGATTACACAGTTACTTTAGTCAGAGTTCCAAAAATTCCAG TGATTGCTGGAGCCTTCTGCTATGATGTCCTTTTGGATGAAAGACTTGATGAATGGATTCCAACATCT GAACACCTGCGTTCTTTCACGAAGGATGTTCGTGCCTTAATTAATAGAGATCTTCCATTTGAAACTTTGGATGTTGATGCAAATTGtgcattaaaaatatttcaacataACAA GTATAAAATGGAATTTATAGAAGAGAAAGCATCAGAGAATCCTGAAAGAATAGTAAAATTACACAG ATTTGATGACTTTGTGGATGTTAGTGAGGGTCCACTCATTTCAAGGACAAGCATTTGTTTCCAGTATGAAGTTTCAGCAGTTCATAATCTTCAAGATGCCCAGCTAAATCATCTACGAAGATTCCAGGGCCTTTCTTTACCAGTTCACTTAAAA gcaCATCATACTATATGGCACAAGCTATTGCAAAGGTCTCAGAAAATA GTAacagaagatgaaaataaagaaacaatagGAAATGCAGCTGTTTGA